In Zingiber officinale cultivar Zhangliang chromosome 1A, Zo_v1.1, whole genome shotgun sequence, the DNA window TTCACCGAGAAGTATCATTATCAGAGCTGCTTAGATATGAGTGGTTAGATGTATGAAAATcagaactagagagtggatcaccactagcCGTTGAATCTACAGAAATTTATGGAGATGGAGCAGGACCCAAGATACTATCCCCCTTGTGCTTTCAATATGTCCTGATGAATCAATCTGTGGGGATTCTAGTATATTACTCGGTGATATTGGATAGGTGCCTTGATTATCTAAAAGAGGATTCGACGTAGCAACTATAAATGGAAAAAGAGATTCATTAAAAGTAACATGCCGAGAAATATATATCTGCTCAGTCAAAATATGGAGGCAATGGTACtcatgatgcaaattactataaccaaggaaaacacattgtagaGAGCGAGAGTTTAACTTATGTTTAGAGTAAAGTCGTAACCAAGAATAACATGTGCAaccaaagatatggaagaaagaGTAATCTGGAGGAGGATTATAAAGTCTTTCTAAGGGGTTCTTATTTTAAAGCAGTGGAGTGGGTAAATGATTGATAAGATAGACTGTAGTTTGGACTACATCAAtccaaaatttaagtggaactgagacatgattaagaagagctaaggcaattTCAACCACATGATGATGTTTTCTCTCGATGGATCCATTTTGTTCAGAAGTATGGGTATAAGAGACTCGATGGAGGATGCTAGAGGAAATAAGATGACGATGAAGTGCTTGATACTATctaccccaatcagaatgaaaggagagtattttacgatcaaaataaTGCTTAacatacttttaaaaataataaaaaaatatcgaagagattatattttctttttatagAAAAAATCCATGTGAACTTGCTAAATTATCAATAAGAATAACATAGTAAAGAAAATCCTTATTAAAAAGAATAGGAGAGGACCCCATATGTCAgagtaaataattttcaaaggaaaactaGAGTTGCGAGTAGAGGATAAAACAGTAGTTTATGAGattttactttcatacaagtTTCACTAAATGAGATGATGCCACTAAAGAAGTTGATAAAACAAAACGATTAATAATATCCTGAACAAGACATAGAGACATATGACCAAGATATGCATGCCAAGAGAATTTGTTCGTACATTCTCCAACAAAGGTTTTGAGAGAGGTGGGTTGAATGTGATAAAGATTATTTTTAGTGTTCCCTTGGAGTAGAATAGTTCATGTCGcgggatccttcacaagacaatgatgaggatgCAATTTAAAAATTACATTATTATTAAGAGAAAATTGACGTACGAAAAGTAAATTGTTAGtaatagaaggaacatgaagaaTATTGTGCATGCGAAAAGTATAATCACATGAATGAAGGGATGTGTTTCCAATGTGCACAATTTGTAAACTTGAGTCATTGTCTATTTGTACCACGTTAGGTCCATGATAAGGCGAAACTTCTGTCAGAATATCATACTTCAATGTAACATGATGAGTCACTCCAGAATTCAGATGCTATCCTGAGGTTTCAAGAATCGATAATGTTGAATTAGGAGGGATGGAGAGTGAGAATGCTCCAAAATGAGATGATTGAGTACTAGATTGCTAAAATGAGGGATGGGGTTGATTTAATGATACAGGTTCTTGAAAATTTAAGTTATATCTTTTATAACAATTTGGAGCATAATGACCATAGTTGAAGCAAATCTTACAATGTTCTCTACCTTGACCTTGGCATCTGAAACATCTAATCTAATTTTGATGACTATGTTGGGGAGGAGGTTGATTATGTTGAACAGGTTGTGGAGCTTTACTAATCATGTGTGCCGATAAAGACAGAGAATCTGACATCCTTTAAGATTATATTTGTAAAAACCTTTCATGAGAGGATAGCATACCATGAAGAGTTTCGAGTGACACTTGATCCATGTGAGTCGTCACACTAGAACAAAGCTATCATATTGAAGACCCAAACTTGTAATAACATGCATTAATAGTTCTAGATCAGAGACCAGATGCCCAATTACAACTAGGTTGTTGGCAATGATCTTGACTGATTGCATATAATCATCGTTGCACAAACTGTAATTGTAGATGAAGTTGGAGAACTCATGCTTGAGAGTGAGATGCAAACGAATGATCAAGAGCTTCCCAAACATGATGAGAGGTATTGAGCACAATGAGCATGGGAAGTAAAAGCTCAGTAATTTATGAGATTAACCAAGTTAAGACTAATTGATCCTTCTTAAATCAAATAGTATAGGATGGATCATCTTTTCGAGATGAGGATGAAGTACGATTAACATGACCAAATAAGTCATGACACAAAGTAAAGGaagaatttataattttcataGTAATAGTTATCATAGTTAAGTTTAACGGAACAAGAGGAAttatatgaaaaggaaaagagGTATTTTGTAATGACGCAGAAATCCTAATAGAACtgaaaaaagatattttttttttgctctCTATTTTTTTTGCACTCTGtttttttctctttgtttttttcttcattttttttttttgctctctggtttttttttcattttttaactgAATGAGAACATAGAACCGAGAAGGAAAAAAccaaagaaaaaaatgaagagataaataaaacaaataaatagtAACTCTAACTTGCTACGATTGATGTTATCGAAGTTGTTACTATCGACGGAAAATAGTTgttgataaaggaaaagaaaagttgttGCTATCATCGTTAAAGTTGCTGAAGTTGCCGTACTGTACACGATAATATCAAACCAGCATGTAAAAACTTCTATAGTTACTGTAATAAGAATTCAAAAGAAGAAAATtggaagaaatagaagatgacTTTGATATCATATTGAAACTAATAGATAGAggaaagaaatagaatagagaatAATTTTTTATCTATTATTTCCTAAATCTAATAGATTTATTTATACAAGTTGTCCAGAcaataatagaaaaaataaatataatatataattataagtatagtaataaatataataaatttgaaagtattatttttactatatattcaatttaggtctatttttaTTATGATACCGctcaattaattaaaatcaatttaaaatttattttctattattacCATTAACATTCTTCTCTTTGCATTTGTACGAGCTGTTTTTTTTTGGTTGTCTGCTTTTGTTTGGTGCAAATAACCTATTAGCTTtgaatctctctctttttggttAGACTGCAAATTATATATGCGATCTTGTTCTAAGTGCTGCTGCAACACAATTAGAAGGGTTATGGCCCTCGGTACCTTTGTGCCCAATCTGTGGAGAATCACATTGAATTGTTGAGTGGTTTATGGAGATGATAAATAACTGGTTCATCGAACTACAATTTcatgtataaaaatatttttttatttagtgaTGGAACTAGACCTCTCTTCATTCCCTGAATGATGGGGGTTTTCTGACCAACGTTGCTTGCTCAAAACCATACGCCATCTCAATCAACTTGGGTTCTGAACCCCTGAGGCCCCCAAAGCACAGACCGAAAGGAATTCCATCGCCCCCATACCCTGCAGGAACACTAATGGCAGGGTATCCTCCAATAGCAAAAATTGTAGCTGCATTTGAGTTGGCAGCCACCACTGCGTCCAATCTCTTCTCGACCATTAGCTTCTCCAATCCTTGCTTGGAAAGTTGGCTCATTCTCGCAATTGCACTTCTTTCGGTTGCGCCAATTCCCGAGGTGTTTTCAGCTGCTAAAAATATGGGTTGCCCAAATTCATCCAGTCTTTCCTATATCCAAGGATAAGAACGCAGAATTCCTTACTAGCAAATCGAATTGTAGTGCTAGAATATAAGTTAGGATACTAACTGACCTCGGCACTGTGCTGGTTGTTGAATTCTATTACATCAGCGAGAGACTTCACGGGAGACGATGAAAGGTCTGATAAGTAGGAGTTTAGTGCCAACTTGAACTCAGCCAGCAATGCAACCGCTTCACCGCTCTGGGTGACGTCGAGAATGATGCTCGAGTTGGCTACTTCAAGGTCGTCGATCAAGATGGCTCCCTTTTGCCTTAATATGATTCATGCAATCGTGTTGTTATGACTTATGATACATTAACGATCTCTGTTGTCAAACAACCACGAAATGCTAACCTCATGGTGCCGAAATGACCCTCGAAGACTGCATTTTTGTAGGAAGAATCAGTACTGGAGAAGTCGAAGAATCTACGGAGGATGCCAATCCTCTTGCCCTTTAGTCCGTTCACCTTTAAGAACTGCTTGTATCCACCTGCAGGTATGTACTTTAACGCTGCTCTGGTTGCCGCCGCGTCATCCTTGTCGAAACCCACAATTACGTCCAAAACTTGGACAGCGTCGGAGACTGTGCGGCAAAGAGGGCTGcgtttattaaaattaattggaGGTTAATTGAAGGTTTTATTCTTTTGAAAGATAAAAATGAGTTTGTAGATTACTTAATTACCCGATGGTGTCCTGTCTGGGGGAGACGGGGATGACGCCGGCGCGGCTGGTGAGCCCGACGGTGGGTTTGATTCCGACTACCGAGTTCAGGTGCGAGGGGCAAATGATGGAGCCGTCCGTCTCCGTCCCCAGCGTCACTGCTGCCAGGTTCGCCGCCGCCGATATCGCCGACCCGCTGCTCGACCCGCACGGGCTCGCTGACAGCACGTAGGGGTTCTGCATGCAGCTTCCTCAGTTGCAGCAATATCCAGTTAGATTTTGTTTAGATTGGATATGAAGAAGATACACAAACCCGGGCTTGGCCGCCGCGGGCGCTCCACGAGCTGGGAGCCACGAAGGAGCGGAAGTTGGCCCACTCCGCCATGTTGGCCTTCCCCAGCACCACCGCTCCGGCCCGCCGCAGCCGCCGCACCACCCCGGCGTCGCGGGGAGCCGACGAGCCCAGCAGCGCGAACGAGCCAGCCGTGGTGTTGAGCCCGTCGCCGCCGTGCGTGGCAATGTTGTCCTTGAGGAGAACGGGGACCCCGTGCAGGCAGCCGCCTCGCCCGCTCAGCCGCTCGCGGTCTGCAGCGTCGGCTTCCTGCAGAGCGGCTGGGTTTACCTCGATGACAGCGAGTAGGAGTTCGTTGAGGGAGCGGATGCGGTCTAGGTATAACTCCACCAACTCGCGGGAAGTTAGATTGCCGGCGGCAAAGGCGTGCTGGATGCTATCGATGGTGGCTTCTTGGAGCTCGAAGGCGCGGGAGGCGTCCAACAGGAGAAGCAGCAAGAAACACCGGAGGAAAGAGGACGACGACATTACTGCCATAATTAATTAACCTCGATCAATCTATAGCTGCCTGATTCAAGATTTATCTGTTATATATAGACTCATCCATCGATGCTGCCATGGGACTATGATCTGGTTGGACTAACACAGAGTGCGATGTTGTGCGAAACCAAGTGGATGTGAGTAAATTCGAACAGAGGAGACAACATAAACTACAATTACTTGGAATCTTCGACTCGAGGATGCATCCATGGCGTGACCTCTTCGGCCATTTGGCGCACTCCCTTGCCTTTTTGTGGGTTGTCGACAGCCATGTTGTGATCAGTTGGGCCAATTGGAAAGGGCATGTCCTTGCTTCATTGACCCAAGCAAGAAGAAGGAGAGTAGAATTGATTACACGGAGATTAAAGTAAATTAAGCAGCAAAATAAGTCtataataaaaatacaaatgGATTAGTTGGTATCACAATTAGGTTGATGAACAATGGTTCATTAGTTACTTAATTTAATATCTTTAATTGGCTCAGTAAGCTTTGAGATATTTCTTGTGAAAATCTCCtacagtattttttttttaaaaaaaaataaaagtgacaAATAATTTGTTCCTCACTATatctaaaagagataaaagagaattaccagaattgaTCGGGTCAaatcattaaatcaaatcaaattagttttagaattattttaataattctgttataattattagaataattctcagaataatttttagaattattctgttatttattaattggttaattgaccgagtacttgtttaaatcctatatattgtattgtcttaAAGGCAAATatcaataaaataataagattaattattactcttCTATTTTATcgtctttctattcttcttttaacatggtatcagagccatgatccttcgttccttctctttctcttatttCTCCCTCACAaatcctcttcccttccttttcTGCCGCCGCCCAAGACAAAAGAGGAGTTTCTTTTTGAAACCGCAAAACAAGACGACAAAAGGACTTCTCCTTTTGTGCTACCGCCGGTGTCCACCGAACGCCGACCAAACCTCGACGTCGACAACAAGTGGTTGCTCCAGCCAAGGCTTCTATTTCCTCCAAGGGGAATTTCTCCAGGCGAAAGTCCCCCTTTCCGGCGATCTAGTCTCTCTACAAGATAAgttattttactttagatgtcaaatactcaacacTATCAAGGATGCCAAAAACAAAATTCAgtccgatgtcaaatttgtcgcaCCATTGGCCATACTGGAAATTTATGCCCTAAAAGATTTGATTACTCtcgggtaaaatgtcaaatttgtcacatcattggtcatcctggaaatctatgccctcaaagatttgtctcaaatttcattggtggttctACAGTCTCAAGACAACCGTCTATTTCACAAGCATATCCTAAAGCTCTCTCATCTGTGCCTACTTGCGGTAAAACCCtagagttttcatctact includes these proteins:
- the LOC122009099 gene encoding probable amidase At4g34880; translated protein: MAVMSSSSFLRCFLLLLLLDASRAFELQEATIDSIQHAFAAGNLTSRELVELYLDRIRSLNELLLAVIEVNPAALQEADAADRERLSGRGGCLHGVPVLLKDNIATHGGDGLNTTAGSFALLGSSAPRDAGVVRRLRRAGAVVLGKANMAEWANFRSFVAPSSWSARGGQARNPYVLSASPCGSSSGSAISAAANLAAVTLGTETDGSIICPSHLNSVVGIKPTVGLTSRAGVIPVSPRQDTIGPLCRTVSDAVQVLDVIVGFDKDDAAATRAALKYIPAGGYKQFLKVNGLKGKRIGILRRFFDFSSTDSSYKNAVFEGHFGTMRQKGAILIDDLEVANSSIILDVTQSGEAVALLAEFKLALNSYLSDLSSSPVKSLADVIEFNNQHSAEERLDEFGQPIFLAAENTSGIGATERSAIARMSQLSKQGLEKLMVEKRLDAVVAANSNAATIFAIGGYPAISVPAGYGGDGIPFGLCFGGLRGSEPKLIEMAYGFEQATLVRKPPSFRE